A window of Vigna radiata var. radiata cultivar VC1973A unplaced genomic scaffold, Vradiata_ver6 scaffold_208, whole genome shotgun sequence genomic DNA:
gagataaaaaaaacatcatgtCAGTGGTAGAGAAGTTGCACCCTCAAAATATTTGCATCTTAGagaaaacttaaattataatgAGCATCACAACGTGATTGTGTTAATTAAAGAATCAACCAGTAATATCTTTgccaaaattcaaaaatatgtaCCACAATTTGGGATTTGAGCTCAATTTCCTCCGAAACAGTTGGTTGAGCTGCAACGTATGGttttattcaaatgaaataggttgtgatagaaataaaaacaaatattaggtCAAAACAAAAAGGTTCACAAACCCAGGTTGTTCTGAGAGCAATCCATTAGTAGTGAGGAAAAACTGGGTGGCAAGGCTGGGAGCACGCCTTCAAAGTTGTGACAGGGTGTGTTTCCCTTTACTTCGGCTCCTGAAGGTTGCCCCACCTCATTATTCACAAATATTGGCAATTGTGGAATGTAATTGTCAGCCGGAGTCATGAAGCTCAGTTCTTCACAACctctacaaataaaacaaagtctCAGTATTCGTTCAAAATCTCCAACATAATTCAGGGTTTGTTTGAAGAAACGTCTCCATAACTACTtctaagagaaaaatataaaaagataaaaggaaaTCAGTTTCTCAATAAAGTCAAAACATATGAATAAGTTAATTTGTAAAGTTATTTTCTGTTGGCttcttcaaaatttgatttttaactGATGCATaagcttaatttaatttatgaacaAGTTAATTTAACTTCAACTTTTGATTTTTCTCCCCTGAAAGTGTTTATAGAGAAGTTTCCTCTAAACATGCTAAGTCAACTAATACCTCAATATAAGTAATGAGAACAGATATCTAATCTAGATAAATGTGGCAGAACAGAAAACAGATCAGTGAAAGGTTATTTAACAATCTATCAAGGCCTAAGAACTCAGTTACATCCTCCTATTTATCCAATCACGCAAACTCTTTTATACCTACTATAGGAGTGTTCGTTTGTTGACATAAACTCTGACTGCGATGAAATTTCAGAACCAAAGTCGGTATTCAAAGGTTCTGGGTCCTTGTCACCTTTCAGAATCTCCTACGAAGCAACACAATCATCAAGAATTGACAAGGGAGAACGTGGTCTTAGAAGAAGTTCAGCCCCAAGATTGCGGATATTTTGGTGAAAAGCGATTATAAATTATGATAGGCAACCATTACCTTTAAAACACCGATAAATGACTCTGCTTCATAGATTGATGGAAACCGCATAGCAAACTTTTGAATCTGACAGAGCAAAATTAACTGTGTAAAACTTGCATTAACTGTCCATTAATCAATTTAGCCAGGTAAAACTCCACATAATAGTATCACATTCACTCACACCCTATCAACCCAACCACCACGAGACAGCTACTGATCTTacataaatgataaatcaaCATATTGAAGGAGACGTCATAGAGTTATCGTATATCTCCAAAGTTTACACAAGTCACAGAGGGAATTAACAGGTGTCCTGTTATGCAATCCAGAGAAAAAACATTCTATTTCTACACGACAGGTATAATTTAATTCAGTGCATTTTACATGTTGAGTTATCCAAAATCACGTCGAAATATGAACTAATAGTGCGCTTAAATTTTTCATCGCTGACTTTAGTTTCTAACTAAATTGCACGTCCAATTAACAAAATCTTATAAGCTACTGTTGCAGCTTCACTCCAAGCATGCTTCATTTACAATGCAACAGGGTCTAATGTGATTTTAGGCTAATGTTCGCAAGTTTCTTACATCGAAGAATTGATTCTGAATTCAAAGCTGATTTTGAATTAAGCAATTTTAGTAGTTGTCGTGTTGGatgaaaaatcttataaatCAATTTGCGATAGATATAAAAGAATCATGCCTCGCCTAGGGGATCTCTGTAGCTAACTAGCACGGTTCTGATGCCCCTGGCAGGGTATCCAGAAACGCACGACACCTGAGGCCACGTAAAATGCAGCTTGGAGACGTAGTGCTCTTCCTGCCACATTATTCAAACACAGTGAGTTCACATTCAAAGTGAAGCCGTTGTCGTCCGAAAAAGGAACGAACAAAGGTTATTATTAATGAAGAAAACGCAATAGAAACGGTTATTAAACATTGAAGAGATGGAATTATAAGAAGGTTCGAGTGGAGGAACTGACGAGGAGAGCGGCGTTGAAGGAGATAGTGAGGAGGAGGTTGGAGAGGTGAGAGGAGAGGCGGAGGAAGGCGACGGAGGAGGAGGAGATCCAGGTGCCGCGGGGAGGGAGGTTGCGGAGGCGAGGAGGGAGAGGAATGAGATCGGAAGAGGAAGGGAGGGAGGGATAGGGGATGAAGCGAGCAAAGCATATCTCCCACTCGTCTCTCACCTTCTTCACCGATTGCTCAATCACTGCCACGGTGCCCGCCATTTTCCCTTTTCAAATGCGCTCTCTCGacttttttgttagttttaatttatgtacAGTTATATATATGCTTCTCGGGCCttctaattcattatttaaaaaatattaaaatgttgataaatttaattttaaattagttacaCACTGgtgtaaatataattatttttctatttgaattgtatttgatttATGCCGTGTGTGAAAAATTTTCGGATCAATTGTAAATTAAGTTagattaatttctaatttagcTAACTCAAATACATGTGGTGCAAATAAAAAGCACAACTTGGCATACAATTctatataataatgattataataataataataatgaaagttagagtttcaaaatttatattttgaaataaaatgcGAAACTTTACTTCtttgtaaacatttttttaaaaatcaataaacaaatatatatatatatatatatatatatatatatatatatatatatatatatatatatatatatgagtggATTTGCTAACGCGTGTACGCTGTTTTTTCGGTTAGTGCATTTTAGCAATGCGTATCGGgttttaatagacaaaaatactcttatatatcatggattctaagttttaaggttaagggtattttaataattttcaatttcaaaactaaaaaaaaaaaNNNNNNNNNNNNNNNaaaaaaaaaaaaaaaaaaaaaaaaaaaaaaaaaactcaaaaacccttacccacctttCTCATCTCTCTCAACTCTTTCGCTTTCATATCTCTCCCTCTAaccttttctctcattctcaaaactacaaaaaaaaacactcccaaacccttactcacctctctcattcctctcaaccatttctcttttatctctctcacttcaactttttctctgtcatccctattgtAGCCTCAATTgagaaaaatcagaaacaacaaatacataaaCTTCTTTGAAGTACCTCGATTCTAGCATAGtgttaaagaaaaatgagtgatgtaagattattaattgtatcttaatatgtttatttattattattaattttgtattacatgaaattacttatttcaatttcatgtaaattattcacactaaatgataaaaaaaaaaacgaacgtCGTTCAACATAGTTATCGTAACCAGAAATGCACCCTTCATACACCGACCAAATTAATCCATCTGGAGTGGCACCAATGGCAGCAATGTTTTGCTGCTTCCAATAAGAAGAAGATTTTGCTATGTGTGTTTAACTATGCATAaactttatatcaattttttttttaattttaatatttatcattaaaaaaaagtcatgtatACACATCAATAAATAGACTCAATGTAtattgtgataaaaatataatgaaatgtggtgtagatgtgcaAATGATGCATGGAATTTCtgtgatttatgaaggttttatttaccatgacttaatttaaaaataaaatttaataataataagaagggaaaatatataactgATAAGACTCCAGCAAGTGTaacgaatcgtatcaagtaatgtAAAaagtaagaccaagtatcattttccctagagactcattggtctagacagtcatgtgatttgttgattatttaagacttgaaaaacgaaaatcagtgtttataatgcagaaagtaaatatgcatgcaagtgCTGATCAATTGACCACAGAATACGCAGGTGAATGATATATgaaatgattatgttgttgcgGTTTCTGaattatcctatccactctcatgtatttacgaattcaactccttcattaatgttaatgtcactttctaatttaccttaaacccgatgtctcggtgaagaaagcctactcctaattacaagtttacaatgtcttgtatccctagcaacaaatcatgcattacattcgcacagaagcttaaaagCAATCGGTCctcttatccctatgtctaggtaatattgctcccgagagaatttccccatttctagatttccccgtatgtgtccatatcgacaaaatcaaagatcatacaattgaatgagttaaacaaagcatgcatagagtaaAAAGGGAAAAccttaacaattaatgaagtaaagtatatataataaagatccattcaatacatgagagtttcaaaggattacattgtttctccaataacaatggaggtttagttcaccatagacatggtgaaactagatgaaaataatgaaaagaatgaaagataataccctaaaagttgtagattggagcttctgcATCAAAAATCTGCCACCGaggggtgaagagagtgtttctacgcctctttctgtcaaaaaaTAGACCTTCTTGGTTGACTAAATCATTATATaactcataaaaataataggaaaCTGGCCCAAGCCCACACTGACAGCGCTCAGTGCTAGAATTGCCGCTCAGCGATAGGTGTGATACTTCTATATTTCCCCTTAGCATTGGCGCTTAGGCGTCCTCCAGGGAACTCCATAACGAGGCTAGCGCTCAGCGAGGAAATGGCGCTCAGCGTGATTTACAATTCTTCTTTTATgcatttttccttcttctcttaaGTCCAATTCCttactacttcaacttctttcatccaattcatgttaattcctgccaaaacaaggaaaccaagcataaaaccaataagactaccttcaactctcttattctctaacttaagcaaaaacatgatttcaagctagtttctaagtcataaagggttcTTTTAGcatcaaatttaagtgtaaaaataatggtgtttcaaccgttatcacaaccccaaacttagaactttgcttgtcctcaagaaaacaagatgtaactcagtcttccaccaatcaatacaatggttcaacacattccaaaactctttctttcaagacaacTAATTGCTCAAATCAGCTCATCAAACAGAGTtcaatcaagatgcacacatgctttgattcaactcACTCATTATGGTGTTCACTTAATCACATAATCTCCAATAGAcgctattctcatgaatgatcaattaactaagcacatATGTAATCATGTATTCATGGAATCCTTCCTCActagataaagtgtttcactcaatcacacaggtgtttatagaggtcactccttccctctactatccaaatgtcacatagaacaaaatttcctttcatttaccacattCAAAGAtactcacacacacatgtcatcacaaggacttttcaaggcttataacgtggctgggctaagaagaaaaattggtttttctagatcacaaaatccttgagttaaaagagtcattcataaatttataattcaagcacaaactctatttaaacaaaccaatctcactcattcccaactttcccctttttgcatTAAGCTTTCCTTTATTTCGTTCtatcttctttatctttttcttttcatgctttgcttaacactttagctcaatgcttatctttacatttttcaactttcccaacaaccccaaacttgaacctttatcaataccatacaAATATTCcgaacttaactcaaggtaaatattttcacaaagggttttcatattctatttaaggttcaaaaagggtagaacacattgtgctcttttgcaTTTGGGTGAAAAttatgcattggctaagaagGGCTAataaaaatggccttgatcatatgacacaagcatgcaattcattcaatcatagaaacctgggaaaaatcattcatgctttcaagaaGATAGCAGTCATTCACAACAAATACTCTAGacctcaaaacctcacatataagCTCACTCAACATTCCAAATATTCCAAATAAACATCcgacttagcatcataatcacaatcacaacatcatgcatctgttcacacagcttgtgaacAACCACTTGTATATCAGCATACAGTGCacaatctcaacatcatcaataacaAGCATCATCAAGTAATACTCATCACATGCAAATCAATAACCAAACCATCATATCAGATAAATTtttcaaccaagtacatcaaacCTATACtaccaaaagaagaaaataagttcaaattta
This region includes:
- the LOC106780767 gene encoding protein POOR HOMOLOGOUS SYNAPSIS 1, yielding MAGTVAVIEQSVKKVRDEWEICFARFIPYPSLPSSSDLIPLPPRLRNLPPRGTWISSSSVAFLRLSSHLSNLLLTISFNAALLEEHYVSKLHFTWPQVSCVSGYPARGIRTVLVSYRDPLGEIQKFAMRFPSIYEAESFIGVLKEILKGDKDPEPLNTDFGSEISSQSEFMSTNEHSYSRGCEELSFMTPADNYIPQLPIFVNNEVGQPSGAEVKGNTPCHNFEGVLPALPPSFSSLLMDCSQNNLAQPTVSEEIELKSQIVRYMEDSSFQDMLIKVEKVISELGGDMSI